The Vulgatibacter sp. genome window below encodes:
- a CDS encoding NAD(P)H-dependent glycerol-3-phosphate dehydrogenase has product MRAAVIGAGSFGTALSYILGGKGIDVRLWAREEAVCTGINEQHHNPHYLTDVRLPDTIEATSSFQEALEGAELVVSATPSQVARQVFEHAAPFLPRDVPIVTASKGIEEETLRTPTEVLEDVLPPHYHPYLAVLSGPSFAKEVVHGAPTAVTAAANWIRVAEQVQEAFSAPTFRCYTSHDVVGVQLGAALKNVMAIGSGIVDGLGFGHNARAALITRGLAEMTRMAVAHGANPITLMGLAGLGDLVLTCTGELSRNRTVGFELGRGRKLPEILESLGQVAEGVKTSRSALALARKLGVDAPITEQVHAILHEDKDPHQTVVELMTRVPKPEFR; this is encoded by the coding sequence ATGCGCGCAGCGGTCATCGGTGCCGGCAGCTTCGGCACCGCGCTCTCCTACATTCTCGGCGGCAAGGGCATCGACGTTCGCCTCTGGGCCAGGGAGGAGGCGGTCTGCACCGGGATCAACGAGCAGCACCACAACCCGCACTACCTCACCGACGTCCGGCTCCCGGACACGATCGAGGCCACCTCCTCGTTCCAGGAGGCCCTCGAGGGCGCGGAACTGGTGGTCTCGGCGACGCCGTCGCAGGTGGCCCGGCAGGTCTTCGAGCACGCGGCCCCCTTCCTGCCGAGGGACGTCCCGATCGTCACCGCCTCCAAGGGGATCGAGGAGGAGACCCTCCGCACGCCGACCGAGGTGCTGGAGGACGTGCTCCCGCCCCACTACCACCCCTACCTCGCGGTGCTCTCCGGCCCCTCCTTCGCCAAGGAGGTGGTCCACGGCGCCCCCACCGCGGTGACCGCCGCCGCCAACTGGATCCGCGTCGCCGAGCAGGTGCAGGAGGCGTTCTCCGCCCCGACCTTCCGCTGCTACACCTCCCACGACGTGGTCGGCGTGCAGCTGGGCGCGGCGCTCAAGAACGTGATGGCGATCGGCAGCGGCATCGTCGACGGCCTCGGTTTCGGCCACAACGCCCGGGCGGCGCTGATCACCCGCGGCCTCGCCGAGATGACGCGGATGGCAGTGGCCCACGGCGCCAACCCGATCACCTTGATGGGACTCGCCGGCCTCGGCGATCTGGTGCTGACCTGCACCGGCGAGCTCTCCCGCAACCGCACGGTCGGCTTCGAGCTCGGCCGCGGCCGCAAGCTCCCCGAGATCCTCGAGTCCCTCGGCCAGGTCGCCGAGGGCGTGAAGACCTCCCGCTCGGCGCTGGCCCTGGCGCGGAAGCTCGGCGTCGATGCGCCGATCACCGAGCAGGTCCACGCCATCCTCCACGAAGACAAGGACCCGCACCAGACGGTCGTCGAGCTGATGACGCGGGTGCCCAAGCCGGAGTTCCGATGA
- a CDS encoding PaaI family thioesterase: MLGVGIHQIIPLTSGMGMKVLELSDRRAVSSLPLKRRTRNHVGSIYFGAQMTQAEITMGLLLFRHFPPGPWGMLVKRVEADFHAKAKGTLRAVCEPPAEVLAALDEARTNESGKAEGWVPVELTNESGELVAAARFLAAVKRFR; the protein is encoded by the coding sequence GTGCTCGGGGTCGGCATCCACCAGATCATCCCCCTGACCAGCGGGATGGGGATGAAGGTCCTCGAGCTCTCGGACCGGCGGGCGGTGAGCTCGCTTCCCCTGAAGCGGCGGACCCGCAACCACGTGGGCTCGATCTACTTCGGCGCCCAGATGACCCAGGCCGAGATCACCATGGGCCTGCTCCTCTTCCGCCACTTCCCGCCGGGGCCGTGGGGGATGTTGGTGAAGCGGGTGGAGGCGGATTTCCACGCCAAGGCGAAGGGCACGCTCCGGGCGGTCTGCGAGCCGCCGGCGGAGGTGCTGGCTGCACTCGACGAGGCCCGTACCAACGAGAGCGGCAAGGCGGAGGGCTGGGTGCCGGTGGAGCTCACCAACGAGAGCGGCGAGCTGGTCGCTGCGGCGCGCTTCCTCGCAGCGGTGAAGCGCTTCCGCTAA
- a CDS encoding class I SAM-dependent methyltransferase, which translates to MRRALHEENRLSWNEATRAHNRHKGDQAAFLRGGGSTLFPEEIELLGDVRGKRLVHLQCNAGQDTLSLAKHLGAEVLGVDISDEAIDFAQRLSAESGIPGRFVRSDVYDFLGRTEERFDVAFASYGAICWLSDLEAWARGVERILTPGGRLVLVEFHTAAQMFDEKGVRRYPFSTFGKPWTWDAGVSDYVAASGEGLTPQGAQAAAATFENPHRCHEFIWGLGELVSAVAGSGLRVELLREWPWSNGFRFLDDMEMREGRRWYPTGPAMPVMYGLTAAKPG; encoded by the coding sequence ATGCGCCGCGCGCTCCACGAGGAGAATAGGCTCTCCTGGAACGAGGCCACCCGCGCCCACAACCGCCACAAGGGCGACCAGGCGGCCTTCCTGCGGGGCGGCGGCAGCACCCTCTTTCCCGAGGAGATCGAGCTGCTCGGCGACGTGCGGGGCAAACGCCTCGTTCACCTCCAGTGCAACGCCGGGCAGGACACGCTCTCTCTGGCGAAGCACCTCGGCGCCGAGGTCCTCGGCGTCGACATCAGCGACGAGGCGATCGACTTCGCCCAGCGCCTCTCGGCGGAGAGCGGCATCCCGGGTCGCTTCGTCCGCAGCGACGTCTACGATTTCCTCGGCCGGACCGAGGAGCGCTTCGACGTGGCCTTCGCCTCCTACGGCGCCATCTGCTGGCTCTCCGATCTCGAGGCCTGGGCCCGCGGCGTGGAGCGCATCCTCACGCCCGGCGGCAGGCTGGTGCTGGTGGAGTTCCACACCGCCGCGCAGATGTTCGACGAGAAGGGCGTGCGCCGCTATCCCTTCTCCACCTTCGGCAAGCCCTGGACCTGGGATGCAGGGGTCTCGGACTACGTCGCCGCCTCCGGCGAGGGGCTCACACCGCAGGGGGCGCAGGCCGCTGCAGCGACGTTCGAGAATCCCCACCGCTGCCACGAGTTCATCTGGGGGCTCGGCGAGCTGGTGAGCGCCGTCGCCGGCAGCGGACTCCGGGTGGAGCTGCTGCGGGAGTGGCCCTGGTCCAACGGCTTCCGCTTCCTCGACGACATGGAGATGCGCGAGGGGCGGCGCTGGTACCCCACCGGGCCGGCGATGCCGGTGATGTACGGCCTCACCGCCGCAAAGCCCGGTTAG
- a CDS encoding metallophosphoesterase — MRLLVLAPLAGALVAGCSAPTGVVRGPMLQQTTERSTLVSWHTAPMTARRVEWGLAPGVYDRVAGDGTVSRKHVVRLDGLAPGTRAWYRVRNPDGGWAEGSFRTLPARGDGGALRVWVLGDSGTGGWAQRNVRDAMVDFLGEEPADLLVHVGDIAYESGTEEEMQEHFFDAYRKQLPGLTVWPALGNHEAKSVDAAKGSGPWFDAFTLPTKGEAGGLPSRTEAYYSFDAGDTHWVVLDSSKSSKASDGPMLEWLRADLASSDATWTIAVFHHPPYSKGSHDSDTEKGPTAMRENALPILEAAGVDLVFTGHSHGYERTALIRGAYATPALEAEVLDGEAPYEKERGGPGTIYVTAGHGGRGTGGDFDHPLNVVNREEHGSVLLDFDGPTLRLRNVEDDGTVTDDFELRKR, encoded by the coding sequence ATGCGTCTTCTCGTTCTCGCGCCGCTGGCCGGCGCCCTCGTCGCCGGCTGCTCCGCGCCCACGGGTGTGGTCCGCGGCCCGATGCTCCAGCAGACCACCGAGCGTTCGACGCTGGTGAGCTGGCACACCGCCCCGATGACCGCCCGCCGGGTGGAGTGGGGCCTCGCCCCCGGGGTCTACGACCGCGTCGCCGGCGACGGCACCGTCTCCCGCAAGCACGTGGTCCGCCTCGACGGGCTCGCGCCCGGCACCCGCGCCTGGTACCGGGTCCGCAATCCGGACGGCGGCTGGGCCGAGGGCAGCTTCCGCACCCTGCCTGCGCGTGGTGACGGCGGCGCGCTCCGGGTCTGGGTCCTCGGCGACTCGGGCACCGGCGGCTGGGCCCAGCGGAACGTGCGCGACGCGATGGTGGACTTTCTGGGCGAGGAGCCTGCAGACCTCCTCGTCCACGTCGGCGACATCGCCTACGAGAGCGGGACGGAGGAGGAGATGCAGGAGCATTTCTTCGACGCCTACCGCAAGCAGCTCCCGGGCCTCACGGTGTGGCCCGCCCTCGGCAACCACGAAGCGAAGAGCGTCGACGCAGCGAAGGGCAGCGGCCCCTGGTTCGACGCGTTCACCCTGCCGACGAAAGGCGAGGCAGGCGGCCTGCCCTCGCGAACCGAGGCGTATTACTCCTTCGACGCAGGCGACACCCACTGGGTGGTCCTCGACTCCTCGAAATCCTCGAAGGCCTCCGACGGGCCGATGCTCGAGTGGCTGCGCGCGGATCTCGCGAGCAGCGACGCCACCTGGACCATCGCCGTCTTCCACCACCCGCCCTATTCGAAGGGGAGCCACGACTCCGACACGGAGAAGGGCCCCACGGCGATGCGGGAGAACGCGCTGCCGATCCTCGAGGCTGCAGGCGTGGACCTCGTCTTCACCGGCCACTCCCACGGCTACGAGCGGACGGCGCTGATCCGCGGCGCCTACGCCACGCCGGCGCTGGAGGCGGAGGTGCTCGACGGCGAGGCGCCCTACGAGAAGGAGCGCGGCGGCCCGGGCACGATCTACGTCACCGCCGGCCACGGCGGGCGGGGCACCGGGGGCGACTTCGACCACCCGCTCAACGTGGTCAACCGCGAGGAGCACGGCTCGGTGCTCCTCGACTTCGACGGCCCGACCTTGCGACTCCGCAACGTCGAGGACGACGGCACCGTCACCGACGACTTCGAGCTGCGGAAGCGCTGA
- a CDS encoding AhpC/TSA family protein → MRHAIEAIRGLGAELVVVGNGSVQHLQWFLEDQGHPDFPVLTDPSRKLYEEAGFRRDAGAYLSLDALRNTWRALRSGFRQARTRGDPWQQGGVLVVAPGGRITWRHVSRALGDHPSSDEVLAALREARG, encoded by the coding sequence TTGCGCCACGCAATCGAAGCAATCCGTGGTCTCGGTGCGGAGCTGGTGGTGGTCGGCAACGGCTCGGTCCAGCACCTCCAGTGGTTCCTGGAGGACCAGGGCCATCCCGACTTCCCGGTCCTCACCGACCCGTCGCGCAAGCTCTACGAGGAGGCGGGCTTCCGCAGGGATGCCGGCGCCTACCTGAGCCTGGACGCGCTGCGGAACACCTGGCGGGCGCTGCGGTCGGGCTTCCGGCAGGCGCGGACCCGCGGCGATCCCTGGCAGCAGGGCGGGGTCCTGGTGGTGGCGCCCGGCGGCCGGATCACCTGGCGCCACGTGAGCCGGGCGCTGGGCGACCATCCATCCAGCGACGAGGTCCTCGCGGCGCTCCGCGAGGCGCGGGGCTGA
- the bioD gene encoding dethiobiotin synthase gives MPGLLVTATDTGVGKTAVAASLIAAARAAGLDVGGMKPAESGCARDASGALLPADALLLQAAAGGGDPLDLVCPWRLEAALAPGIAAALEGVEVELDRIESSYRQLAARHPGGVIVEGAGGLLVPLDPAFHTVADLALRLELPVVVVARASLGTINHTALTVEALATRGIECRGVILNAASPDVENAAAGNARAIERLADVPVLASLPWLGEMTPMQRVERLAAELGRKLDLPRMLS, from the coding sequence ATGCCCGGCCTCCTCGTCACCGCAACCGACACCGGCGTCGGCAAGACCGCAGTCGCCGCCTCGCTGATCGCAGCGGCACGGGCCGCGGGCCTAGACGTCGGCGGAATGAAACCCGCCGAGAGCGGCTGCGCCAGGGACGCGAGCGGCGCCCTCCTTCCCGCCGACGCGCTCCTGCTCCAGGCGGCGGCGGGCGGCGGTGATCCGCTCGACCTCGTCTGCCCGTGGCGGCTGGAGGCGGCCCTCGCTCCGGGCATCGCGGCTGCGCTGGAGGGCGTGGAGGTGGAGCTCGACCGGATCGAATCGAGCTACCGCCAGCTCGCGGCGCGCCACCCCGGCGGCGTGATCGTCGAGGGCGCCGGGGGGCTCCTCGTCCCCCTCGATCCCGCCTTCCACACCGTCGCCGATCTCGCCCTGCGGCTGGAGCTGCCGGTGGTGGTGGTTGCCAGGGCTTCGCTGGGGACGATCAACCACACCGCGCTCACCGTGGAGGCCCTCGCCACCCGCGGGATCGAGTGCCGCGGCGTGATCCTCAACGCCGCCTCGCCGGACGTGGAGAACGCCGCCGCCGGCAACGCCCGCGCGATCGAGCGGCTCGCCGACGTGCCGGTGCTCGCCTCGCTCCCCTGGCTCGGTGAAATGACGCCGATGCAGCGGGTCGAGCGCCTCGCCGCGGAGCTGGGCCGAAAACTGGATCTACCCCGGATGCTCTCCTAG